In one Camelus dromedarius isolate mCamDro1 chromosome 31, mCamDro1.pat, whole genome shotgun sequence genomic region, the following are encoded:
- the ARVCF gene encoding splicing regulator ARVCF isoform X2, translating to MEDCSVHSAASILASVKEQEARFERLTRALEQERRHVALQLERTQQPGVGSGGMGSGQPLPMAWQQLVLQEQSPGSQASLATMPEAPEVLEETVTVEEDPGTPTSHVSIVTSEDGTTRRTETKVTKTVKTVTTRTVRQVPVGPDGLPLLDGGPPLGPFTDGPLDRHFLLRGGGPSATLSRACISSGGGFPDEPRDVPSYGSLSRGLGVRPPRGGLHGPGPSDGCFTLPGRREAFPAGPEPVPPAGRSQPERFQAEPYGLEDDTRSLAPEDEGGPELEPDYSTATRRRPDCGRGLRTRAYEDVVDDGGEMMEERPPFPATTAPLAQPERGSLGSLDRAVRRSPSVDSARKEPRWRDPELPEVLAMLRHPVDPVKANAAAYLQHLCFENEGIKRRVRQLRGLPLLVALLDHPRAEVRRRACGALRNLSYGRDSDNKAAIRDCGGVPALVRLLRAARDSEVRELVTGTLWNLSSYEPLKMVIIDHGLQTLTHEVIVPHSGWEPEPNEDSKPRDAEWTTVFKNTSGCLRNVSSDGAEARRRLRECEGLVDALLHALQSAVGRKDTDNKSVENCVCIVRNLSYHVHKEVPGADRYQEAEPGPPGSAMGSQRRRRDDAGCFGGKKAKEEWFHQGKKDGEMDQNFDTLDLPKRTEAARGFELLYQPEVVRLYLSLLTESRNFNTLEAAAGALQNLSAGNWVWATYIRATVRKERGLPVLVELLQSETDKVVRAVAIALRNLSLDRRNKDLIGSYAMAELVRNVRSAQAPTHPGARLEEDTVVAVLNTIHEIVSDSLDNARSLLQARGIPALVALGATSQSVREAKAASHVLQTVWSYKELRGALQRDGWTKARFQSAAANTKGPKAAPSPGGFDDSTLPLVDKSLDNEKPGSRDMIPMEALGPDGYSTVDRRERRARGSDPAGEASEKEPLKPDPSRKAPPPGPSRPTVRLVDAVGDAKPQPVDSWV from the exons ATGGAGGACTGCAGTGTGCACTCGGCTGCCAGCATCCTGGCCTCGGTGAAGGAGCAGGAGGCGCGCTTCGAGCGGCTGACTCGGGCGCTGGAGCAGGAGCGGCGCCATGTGGCCCTGCAGCTGGAGCGCACCCAGCAGCCTGGCGTGGGCAGTGGTGGCATGGGCAGTGGGCAGCCCCTGCCGATGGCCTGGCAACAGCTTGTCCTACAG GAGCAGAGCCCGGGCAGCCAGGCCTCGCTGGCCACCATGCCAGAGGCGCCCGAGGTGCTGGAGGAGACAGTGACGGTAGAGGAGGATCCTGGCACCCCTACCTCCCACGTGTCCATCGTCACGTCAGAGGACGGCACCACCCGTCGCACTGAGACCAAG GTCACCAAGACGGTCAAGACGGTGACCACACGAACAGTGCGCCAGGTACCTGTGGGCCCAGATGGCCTCCCCTTGCTGGATGGCGGCCCGCCGCTGGGCCCCTTCACCGACGGCCCCCTGGACCGGCACTTCCTGCTGCGTGGGGGCGGCCCTTCTGCCACGCTCTCCCGTGCCTGCATCAGCAGTGGGGGCGGCTTTCCCGATGAGCCCCGTGATGTCCCCAGTTACGGCAGCCTGTCCCGTGGGCTGGGCGTGCGGCCCCCCCGTGGAGGCCTCCATGGCCCAGGTCCCAGCGATGGCTGCTTCACGCTGCCTGGCCGCCGGGAGGCCTTCCCTGCAGGCCCTGAGCCTGTGCCGCCCGCCGGCCGCTCCCAGCCTGAGCGGTTCCAGGCAGAGCCGTATGGCTTGGAGGACGACACTCGCAGCCTGGCTCCTGAGGATGAGGGTGGCCCGGAGCTGGAGCCTGACTACAGCACAGCCACAAGGAGAAGGCCGGACTGTGGGCGAGGCCTTCGGACCAG GGCCTACGAGGACGTGGTGGATGATGGTGGAGAGATGATGGAGGAGCGGCCCCCATTCCCGGCCACAACGGCGCCCCTGGCCCAGCCCGAACGCGGCAGCCTGGGCAGCCTGGACCGGGCGGTGCGGCGCTCGCCCTCAGTGGACAGTGCCCGCAAGGAGCCACGCTGGCGGGACCCTGAGCTGCCTGAGGTGCTGGCCATGCTGCGGCACCCTGTGGACCCCGTGAAGGCCAACGCAGCCGCCTATCTGCAGCACCTATGCTTTGAGAACGAGGGCATCAAGCGTCGCGTGCGGCAGCTGCGGGGGCTGCCGCTGCTCGTGGCTCTGCTGGACCACCCGCGGGCAGAGGTGCGGCGCCGGGCCTGCGGGGCCCTGCGGAACCTCTCGTACGGCCGGGACTCCGACAACAAGGCCGCCATCCGGGACTGTGGCGGCGTGCCCGCCCTAGTGCGCCTGCTGCGGGCTGCCCGGGACAGCGAGGTCCGCGAGCTTGTCACAG GCACGCTCTGGAACCTGTCATCCTACGAGCCCCTGAAGATGGTCATCATTGACCATGGCCTGCAGACGCTGACCCACGAGGTCATTGTGCCTCACTCGGGCTGGGAGCCAGAGCCCAACGAGGACTCCAAGCCGCGGGACGCCGAGTGGACAACTGTCTTCAAGAACACATCGGGCTGCTTAAG GAATGTGAGCTCAGATGGCGCAGAGGCCCGGCGGCGACTCCGTGAGTGTGAGGGGCTGGTGGACGCGCTCCTGCATGCCCTGCAGTCGGCCGTGGGCAGGAAGGACACGGACAACAag TCGGTGGAGAACTGCGTGTGCATCGTGCGGAACCTGAGCTACCACGTGCACAAGGAGGTGCCTGGCGCCGACAGGTACCAGGAGGCTGAGCCCGGGCCCCCGGGCAGTGCTATGGGCTCCCAGCGCCGGAGGAGGGATGACGCCGGCTGCTTCGGTGGCAAGAAGGCCAAAG AAGAGTGGTTCCATCAAG GGAAGAAGGACGGTGAGATGGACCAGAACTTTGACACTCTGGACCTGCCCAAGCGAACTGAGGCTGCCAGAG GCTTTGAGCTGCTGTACCAGCCCGAGGTGGTACGTCTCTACCTGTCCCTCCTGACGGAGAGCCGGAACTTCAACACCCTGGAGGCTGCGGCTGGTGCCTTGCAGAACCTCAGCGCCGGCAACTGGGTG TGGGCCACGTATATCCGCGCCACGGTGCGCAAGGAGCGCGGGTTGCCGGTGCTGGTGGAGCTGCTGCAGTCGGAGACGGACAAGGTGGTGCGCGCCGTCGCCATTGCCCTGCGCAACCTCTCACTGGACCGGCGCAACAAGGACCTCATCG GGAGCTACGCCATGGCCGAGCTGGTACGAAACGTGCGCAGCGCGCAGGCACCCACACATCCCGGGGCCCGCCTGGAGGAGGATACCGTGGTGGCCGTGCTCAACACCATCCATGAGATCGTGTCCGACAGCCTGGACAATGCGCGCTCACTGCTGCAGGCCCGTGGCATACCCGCGCTTGTGGCCCTGGGCGCCACCAG CCAATCAGTGCGCGAGGCGAAGGCTGCGTCCCACGTGCTGCAGACAGTGTGGAGTTACAAGGAACTTCGTGGCGCCCTGCAGAGGGATGGCTGGACCAAGGCGCGCTTCCAG TCGGCTGCTGCTAATACCAAGGGGCCCAAGGCAGCACCGAGCCCCGGTGGCTTTGACGACAGCACACTGCCGCTGGTGGACAAGAGCCTGG ACAATGAGAAGCCAGGCAGCCGGGACATGATCCCCATGGAGGCACTTGGGCCAG ACGGATACTCCACTGTTGACCGGAGGGAGCGGAGGGCGCGAGGCAGTGACCCTGCAGGGGAGGCCTCTGAGAAGGAACCATTAAAA CCCGACCCCAGCAGGAAGGctcctcctcctgggcccagCAGGCCCACAGTCAGGCTGGTGGACGCCGTGGGGGATGCTAAGCCTCAGCCTGTTGACTCCTGGGTCTAG
- the ARVCF gene encoding splicing regulator ARVCF isoform X1 — protein sequence MEDCSVHSAASILASVKEQEARFERLTRALEQERRHVALQLERTQQPGVGSGGMGSGQPLPMAWQQLVLQEQSPGSQASLATMPEAPEVLEETVTVEEDPGTPTSHVSIVTSEDGTTRRTETKVTKTVKTVTTRTVRQVPVGPDGLPLLDGGPPLGPFTDGPLDRHFLLRGGGPSATLSRACISSGGGFPDEPRDVPSYGSLSRGLGVRPPRGGLHGPGPSDGCFTLPGRREAFPAGPEPVPPAGRSQPERFQAEPYGLEDDTRSLAPEDEGGPELEPDYSTATRRRPDCGRGLRTRAYEDVVDDGGEMMEERPPFPATTAPLAQPERGSLGSLDRAVRRSPSVDSARKEPRWRDPELPEVLAMLRHPVDPVKANAAAYLQHLCFENEGIKRRVRQLRGLPLLVALLDHPRAEVRRRACGALRNLSYGRDSDNKAAIRDCGGVPALVRLLRAARDSEVRELVTGTLWNLSSYEPLKMVIIDHGLQTLTHEVIVPHSGWEPEPNEDSKPRDAEWTTVFKNTSGCLRNVSSDGAEARRRLRECEGLVDALLHALQSAVGRKDTDNKSVENCVCIVRNLSYHVHKEVPGADRYQEAEPGPPGSAMGSQRRRRDDAGCFGGKKAKGSTSPPTASVPGKKDGEMDQNFDTLDLPKRTEAARGFELLYQPEVVRLYLSLLTESRNFNTLEAAAGALQNLSAGNWVWATYIRATVRKERGLPVLVELLQSETDKVVRAVAIALRNLSLDRRNKDLIGSYAMAELVRNVRSAQAPTHPGARLEEDTVVAVLNTIHEIVSDSLDNARSLLQARGIPALVALGATSQSVREAKAASHVLQTVWSYKELRGALQRDGWTKARFQSAAANTKGPKAAPSPGGFDDSTLPLVDKSLDNEKPGSRDMIPMEALGPDGYSTVDRRERRARGSDPAGEASEKEPLKPDPSRKAPPPGPSRPTVRLVDAVGDAKPQPVDSWV from the exons ATGGAGGACTGCAGTGTGCACTCGGCTGCCAGCATCCTGGCCTCGGTGAAGGAGCAGGAGGCGCGCTTCGAGCGGCTGACTCGGGCGCTGGAGCAGGAGCGGCGCCATGTGGCCCTGCAGCTGGAGCGCACCCAGCAGCCTGGCGTGGGCAGTGGTGGCATGGGCAGTGGGCAGCCCCTGCCGATGGCCTGGCAACAGCTTGTCCTACAG GAGCAGAGCCCGGGCAGCCAGGCCTCGCTGGCCACCATGCCAGAGGCGCCCGAGGTGCTGGAGGAGACAGTGACGGTAGAGGAGGATCCTGGCACCCCTACCTCCCACGTGTCCATCGTCACGTCAGAGGACGGCACCACCCGTCGCACTGAGACCAAG GTCACCAAGACGGTCAAGACGGTGACCACACGAACAGTGCGCCAGGTACCTGTGGGCCCAGATGGCCTCCCCTTGCTGGATGGCGGCCCGCCGCTGGGCCCCTTCACCGACGGCCCCCTGGACCGGCACTTCCTGCTGCGTGGGGGCGGCCCTTCTGCCACGCTCTCCCGTGCCTGCATCAGCAGTGGGGGCGGCTTTCCCGATGAGCCCCGTGATGTCCCCAGTTACGGCAGCCTGTCCCGTGGGCTGGGCGTGCGGCCCCCCCGTGGAGGCCTCCATGGCCCAGGTCCCAGCGATGGCTGCTTCACGCTGCCTGGCCGCCGGGAGGCCTTCCCTGCAGGCCCTGAGCCTGTGCCGCCCGCCGGCCGCTCCCAGCCTGAGCGGTTCCAGGCAGAGCCGTATGGCTTGGAGGACGACACTCGCAGCCTGGCTCCTGAGGATGAGGGTGGCCCGGAGCTGGAGCCTGACTACAGCACAGCCACAAGGAGAAGGCCGGACTGTGGGCGAGGCCTTCGGACCAG GGCCTACGAGGACGTGGTGGATGATGGTGGAGAGATGATGGAGGAGCGGCCCCCATTCCCGGCCACAACGGCGCCCCTGGCCCAGCCCGAACGCGGCAGCCTGGGCAGCCTGGACCGGGCGGTGCGGCGCTCGCCCTCAGTGGACAGTGCCCGCAAGGAGCCACGCTGGCGGGACCCTGAGCTGCCTGAGGTGCTGGCCATGCTGCGGCACCCTGTGGACCCCGTGAAGGCCAACGCAGCCGCCTATCTGCAGCACCTATGCTTTGAGAACGAGGGCATCAAGCGTCGCGTGCGGCAGCTGCGGGGGCTGCCGCTGCTCGTGGCTCTGCTGGACCACCCGCGGGCAGAGGTGCGGCGCCGGGCCTGCGGGGCCCTGCGGAACCTCTCGTACGGCCGGGACTCCGACAACAAGGCCGCCATCCGGGACTGTGGCGGCGTGCCCGCCCTAGTGCGCCTGCTGCGGGCTGCCCGGGACAGCGAGGTCCGCGAGCTTGTCACAG GCACGCTCTGGAACCTGTCATCCTACGAGCCCCTGAAGATGGTCATCATTGACCATGGCCTGCAGACGCTGACCCACGAGGTCATTGTGCCTCACTCGGGCTGGGAGCCAGAGCCCAACGAGGACTCCAAGCCGCGGGACGCCGAGTGGACAACTGTCTTCAAGAACACATCGGGCTGCTTAAG GAATGTGAGCTCAGATGGCGCAGAGGCCCGGCGGCGACTCCGTGAGTGTGAGGGGCTGGTGGACGCGCTCCTGCATGCCCTGCAGTCGGCCGTGGGCAGGAAGGACACGGACAACAag TCGGTGGAGAACTGCGTGTGCATCGTGCGGAACCTGAGCTACCACGTGCACAAGGAGGTGCCTGGCGCCGACAGGTACCAGGAGGCTGAGCCCGGGCCCCCGGGCAGTGCTATGGGCTCCCAGCGCCGGAGGAGGGATGACGCCGGCTGCTTCGGTGGCAAGAAGGCCAAAG GGTCCACCTCACCTCCCACTGCATCTGTTCCAGGGAAGAAGGACGGTGAGATGGACCAGAACTTTGACACTCTGGACCTGCCCAAGCGAACTGAGGCTGCCAGAG GCTTTGAGCTGCTGTACCAGCCCGAGGTGGTACGTCTCTACCTGTCCCTCCTGACGGAGAGCCGGAACTTCAACACCCTGGAGGCTGCGGCTGGTGCCTTGCAGAACCTCAGCGCCGGCAACTGGGTG TGGGCCACGTATATCCGCGCCACGGTGCGCAAGGAGCGCGGGTTGCCGGTGCTGGTGGAGCTGCTGCAGTCGGAGACGGACAAGGTGGTGCGCGCCGTCGCCATTGCCCTGCGCAACCTCTCACTGGACCGGCGCAACAAGGACCTCATCG GGAGCTACGCCATGGCCGAGCTGGTACGAAACGTGCGCAGCGCGCAGGCACCCACACATCCCGGGGCCCGCCTGGAGGAGGATACCGTGGTGGCCGTGCTCAACACCATCCATGAGATCGTGTCCGACAGCCTGGACAATGCGCGCTCACTGCTGCAGGCCCGTGGCATACCCGCGCTTGTGGCCCTGGGCGCCACCAG CCAATCAGTGCGCGAGGCGAAGGCTGCGTCCCACGTGCTGCAGACAGTGTGGAGTTACAAGGAACTTCGTGGCGCCCTGCAGAGGGATGGCTGGACCAAGGCGCGCTTCCAG TCGGCTGCTGCTAATACCAAGGGGCCCAAGGCAGCACCGAGCCCCGGTGGCTTTGACGACAGCACACTGCCGCTGGTGGACAAGAGCCTGG ACAATGAGAAGCCAGGCAGCCGGGACATGATCCCCATGGAGGCACTTGGGCCAG ACGGATACTCCACTGTTGACCGGAGGGAGCGGAGGGCGCGAGGCAGTGACCCTGCAGGGGAGGCCTCTGAGAAGGAACCATTAAAA CCCGACCCCAGCAGGAAGGctcctcctcctgggcccagCAGGCCCACAGTCAGGCTGGTGGACGCCGTGGGGGATGCTAAGCCTCAGCCTGTTGACTCCTGGGTCTAG
- the ARVCF gene encoding splicing regulator ARVCF isoform X4, whose protein sequence is MEDCSVHSAASILASVKEQEARFERLTRALEQERRHVALQLERTQQPGVGSGGMGSGQPLPMAWQQLVLQEQSPGSQASLATMPEAPEVLEETVTVEEDPGTPTSHVSIVTSEDGTTRRTETKVTKTVKTVTTRTVRQVPVGPDGLPLLDGGPPLGPFTDGPLDRHFLLRGGGPSATLSRACISSGGGFPDEPRDVPSYGSLSRGLGVRPPRGGLHGPGPSDGCFTLPGRREAFPAGPEPVPPAGRSQPERFQAEPYGLEDDTRSLAPEDEGGPELEPDYSTATRRRPDCGRGLRTRAYEDVVDDGGEMMEERPPFPATTAPLAQPERGSLGSLDRAVRRSPSVDSARKEPRWRDPELPEVLAMLRHPVDPVKANAAAYLQHLCFENEGIKRRVRQLRGLPLLVALLDHPRAEVRRRACGALRNLSYGRDSDNKAAIRDCGGVPALVRLLRAARDSEVRELVTGTLWNLSSYEPLKMVIIDHGLQTLTHEVIVPHSGWEPEPNEDSKPRDAEWTTVFKNTSGCLRNVSSDGAEARRRLRECEGLVDALLHALQSAVGRKDTDNKSVENCVCIVRNLSYHVHKEVPGADRYQEAEPGPPGSAMGSQRRRRDDAGCFGGKKAKGSTSPPTASVPGKKDGEMDQNFDTLDLPKRTEAARGFELLYQPEVVRLYLSLLTESRNFNTLEAAAGALQNLSAGNWVWATYIRATVRKERGLPVLVELLQSETDKVVRAVAIALRNLSLDRRNKDLIGSYAMAELVRNVRSAQAPTHPGARLEEDTVVAVLNTIHEIVSDSLDNARSLLQARGIPALVALGATSQSVREAKAASHVLQTVWSYKELRGALQRDGWTKARFQSAAANTKGPKAAPSPGGFDDSTLPLVDKSLDNEKPGSRDMIPMEALGPDGYSTVDRRERRARGSDPAGEASEKEPLKGLGPAGHS, encoded by the exons ATGGAGGACTGCAGTGTGCACTCGGCTGCCAGCATCCTGGCCTCGGTGAAGGAGCAGGAGGCGCGCTTCGAGCGGCTGACTCGGGCGCTGGAGCAGGAGCGGCGCCATGTGGCCCTGCAGCTGGAGCGCACCCAGCAGCCTGGCGTGGGCAGTGGTGGCATGGGCAGTGGGCAGCCCCTGCCGATGGCCTGGCAACAGCTTGTCCTACAG GAGCAGAGCCCGGGCAGCCAGGCCTCGCTGGCCACCATGCCAGAGGCGCCCGAGGTGCTGGAGGAGACAGTGACGGTAGAGGAGGATCCTGGCACCCCTACCTCCCACGTGTCCATCGTCACGTCAGAGGACGGCACCACCCGTCGCACTGAGACCAAG GTCACCAAGACGGTCAAGACGGTGACCACACGAACAGTGCGCCAGGTACCTGTGGGCCCAGATGGCCTCCCCTTGCTGGATGGCGGCCCGCCGCTGGGCCCCTTCACCGACGGCCCCCTGGACCGGCACTTCCTGCTGCGTGGGGGCGGCCCTTCTGCCACGCTCTCCCGTGCCTGCATCAGCAGTGGGGGCGGCTTTCCCGATGAGCCCCGTGATGTCCCCAGTTACGGCAGCCTGTCCCGTGGGCTGGGCGTGCGGCCCCCCCGTGGAGGCCTCCATGGCCCAGGTCCCAGCGATGGCTGCTTCACGCTGCCTGGCCGCCGGGAGGCCTTCCCTGCAGGCCCTGAGCCTGTGCCGCCCGCCGGCCGCTCCCAGCCTGAGCGGTTCCAGGCAGAGCCGTATGGCTTGGAGGACGACACTCGCAGCCTGGCTCCTGAGGATGAGGGTGGCCCGGAGCTGGAGCCTGACTACAGCACAGCCACAAGGAGAAGGCCGGACTGTGGGCGAGGCCTTCGGACCAG GGCCTACGAGGACGTGGTGGATGATGGTGGAGAGATGATGGAGGAGCGGCCCCCATTCCCGGCCACAACGGCGCCCCTGGCCCAGCCCGAACGCGGCAGCCTGGGCAGCCTGGACCGGGCGGTGCGGCGCTCGCCCTCAGTGGACAGTGCCCGCAAGGAGCCACGCTGGCGGGACCCTGAGCTGCCTGAGGTGCTGGCCATGCTGCGGCACCCTGTGGACCCCGTGAAGGCCAACGCAGCCGCCTATCTGCAGCACCTATGCTTTGAGAACGAGGGCATCAAGCGTCGCGTGCGGCAGCTGCGGGGGCTGCCGCTGCTCGTGGCTCTGCTGGACCACCCGCGGGCAGAGGTGCGGCGCCGGGCCTGCGGGGCCCTGCGGAACCTCTCGTACGGCCGGGACTCCGACAACAAGGCCGCCATCCGGGACTGTGGCGGCGTGCCCGCCCTAGTGCGCCTGCTGCGGGCTGCCCGGGACAGCGAGGTCCGCGAGCTTGTCACAG GCACGCTCTGGAACCTGTCATCCTACGAGCCCCTGAAGATGGTCATCATTGACCATGGCCTGCAGACGCTGACCCACGAGGTCATTGTGCCTCACTCGGGCTGGGAGCCAGAGCCCAACGAGGACTCCAAGCCGCGGGACGCCGAGTGGACAACTGTCTTCAAGAACACATCGGGCTGCTTAAG GAATGTGAGCTCAGATGGCGCAGAGGCCCGGCGGCGACTCCGTGAGTGTGAGGGGCTGGTGGACGCGCTCCTGCATGCCCTGCAGTCGGCCGTGGGCAGGAAGGACACGGACAACAag TCGGTGGAGAACTGCGTGTGCATCGTGCGGAACCTGAGCTACCACGTGCACAAGGAGGTGCCTGGCGCCGACAGGTACCAGGAGGCTGAGCCCGGGCCCCCGGGCAGTGCTATGGGCTCCCAGCGCCGGAGGAGGGATGACGCCGGCTGCTTCGGTGGCAAGAAGGCCAAAG GGTCCACCTCACCTCCCACTGCATCTGTTCCAGGGAAGAAGGACGGTGAGATGGACCAGAACTTTGACACTCTGGACCTGCCCAAGCGAACTGAGGCTGCCAGAG GCTTTGAGCTGCTGTACCAGCCCGAGGTGGTACGTCTCTACCTGTCCCTCCTGACGGAGAGCCGGAACTTCAACACCCTGGAGGCTGCGGCTGGTGCCTTGCAGAACCTCAGCGCCGGCAACTGGGTG TGGGCCACGTATATCCGCGCCACGGTGCGCAAGGAGCGCGGGTTGCCGGTGCTGGTGGAGCTGCTGCAGTCGGAGACGGACAAGGTGGTGCGCGCCGTCGCCATTGCCCTGCGCAACCTCTCACTGGACCGGCGCAACAAGGACCTCATCG GGAGCTACGCCATGGCCGAGCTGGTACGAAACGTGCGCAGCGCGCAGGCACCCACACATCCCGGGGCCCGCCTGGAGGAGGATACCGTGGTGGCCGTGCTCAACACCATCCATGAGATCGTGTCCGACAGCCTGGACAATGCGCGCTCACTGCTGCAGGCCCGTGGCATACCCGCGCTTGTGGCCCTGGGCGCCACCAG CCAATCAGTGCGCGAGGCGAAGGCTGCGTCCCACGTGCTGCAGACAGTGTGGAGTTACAAGGAACTTCGTGGCGCCCTGCAGAGGGATGGCTGGACCAAGGCGCGCTTCCAG TCGGCTGCTGCTAATACCAAGGGGCCCAAGGCAGCACCGAGCCCCGGTGGCTTTGACGACAGCACACTGCCGCTGGTGGACAAGAGCCTGG ACAATGAGAAGCCAGGCAGCCGGGACATGATCCCCATGGAGGCACTTGGGCCAG ACGGATACTCCACTGTTGACCGGAGGGAGCGGAGGGCGCGAGGCAGTGACCCTGCAGGGGAGGCCTCTGAGAAGGAACCATTAAAA